One Yimella lutea DNA window includes the following coding sequences:
- a CDS encoding LCP family protein, which produces MSTEDRNVSTEDDASTPTRDGRELSRHEVRQVRSEQLKRALALTGLSTIWPGIGLLRTRRKWLGVVLALGAAVTAIVLGFVLFSGGVLAGAAKFATKRGLISLLVLVAIGALVWISGILLTAKETSGRRWTSKMRWALRGFTMLMVLIVAVPAVQAVRYVTVTRSAFDKIFTDRYEGRGGPARGPGTGSDPWKSVPRVNMLLLGSDAGTDRYKQRTDSMMVVSIDTKTGDTTLISIPRNLQKVPFPKNNPMHALFPKGYDCPERGGAGAECMMNGVWIEADNNKDKFPADEANPGLDTTREVIGEIVGLHIDYTAVIDMSGFQQLVDAMGGVYITVPGPPPGIPIGGKVVNGYVVPGSITGYIAPGYQKLNGRNALWYARSRVAGTDDDRMRRQRCMVNALVSQTDPFKMVTKFTGIMEAAGQNIRLDVPQDELPAFAELVDRMKSGNSRTVNVTDSVKHYNPDFAKIRSMVKTAINTPHDPKAPKAGATASTSSPTTSSSPTTSSPTTEPSSKSTSVKPVTDTAQHC; this is translated from the coding sequence ATGTCGACCGAGGACCGCAATGTGTCCACCGAGGACGACGCTTCCACGCCCACACGCGACGGCCGGGAGCTGAGCCGGCACGAAGTACGGCAGGTGCGCTCCGAGCAGTTGAAGCGAGCACTGGCCCTCACCGGTCTGTCGACCATCTGGCCCGGGATCGGGCTGCTGCGCACCCGGCGCAAGTGGCTCGGAGTCGTCCTGGCTCTGGGCGCTGCGGTGACGGCCATCGTCCTGGGGTTCGTGCTGTTCAGCGGCGGTGTGCTGGCCGGCGCGGCCAAGTTCGCCACCAAACGGGGTCTGATCTCGCTGCTCGTCCTGGTCGCCATCGGTGCCCTGGTCTGGATCAGCGGCATTTTGTTGACGGCGAAGGAGACGTCCGGACGCCGGTGGACCTCGAAGATGCGCTGGGCGCTTCGCGGTTTCACCATGCTCATGGTGCTGATCGTCGCCGTGCCGGCCGTGCAGGCGGTGCGTTACGTGACGGTCACCCGCAGCGCGTTCGACAAGATCTTCACCGACCGGTACGAGGGACGCGGCGGCCCTGCACGCGGTCCCGGGACGGGTTCCGATCCGTGGAAGTCGGTTCCTCGGGTCAACATGCTGCTGTTGGGCTCGGACGCCGGCACCGACCGGTACAAGCAGCGAACCGACTCGATGATGGTCGTCAGCATCGACACCAAGACCGGTGACACCACGCTGATCTCGATCCCACGCAACCTGCAGAAGGTGCCGTTTCCCAAGAACAACCCGATGCACGCCCTGTTCCCCAAGGGTTACGACTGCCCTGAGCGCGGTGGCGCCGGCGCCGAATGCATGATGAACGGCGTCTGGATCGAGGCCGACAACAACAAGGACAAGTTCCCCGCCGACGAGGCCAACCCCGGTCTCGACACCACGCGCGAGGTCATCGGCGAGATCGTCGGTCTGCACATCGACTACACCGCGGTCATCGACATGTCGGGCTTCCAGCAACTCGTGGACGCGATGGGCGGCGTCTACATCACCGTCCCCGGTCCGCCGCCGGGCATCCCGATCGGCGGGAAGGTCGTCAACGGCTACGTCGTCCCCGGCAGCATCACCGGTTACATCGCGCCGGGCTATCAGAAGCTGAACGGTCGGAACGCTCTCTGGTACGCCCGCAGCCGCGTCGCCGGCACCGATGACGACCGCATGCGTCGTCAACGCTGCATGGTGAACGCTCTTGTCTCCCAGACCGATCCGTTCAAGATGGTCACGAAGTTCACCGGCATCATGGAAGCTGCCGGGCAGAACATCCGTCTGGACGTCCCCCAGGACGAGCTCCCTGCGTTCGCCGAACTGGTGGATCGCATGAAGAGCGGCAACTCGCGCACGGTCAACGTCACCGACTCGGTCAAGCACTACAACCCCGACTTCGCGAAGATCCGCTCCATGGTCAAGACCGCGATCAACACCCCGCACGACCCCAAGGCCCCGAAGGCGGGCGCGACCGCTTCGACGTCGAGCCCGACCACGTCGTCCAGCCCCACGACGTCCTCCCCCACCACCGAGCCGTCGAGCAAGTCGACCAGCGTGAAGCCGGTCACGGACACTGCGCAGCACTGCTGA
- a CDS encoding sensor histidine kinase, translating to MTLVSPGRWTLRTKLVAGVLLLFFLVTATVGALTVWQLQRTLLGQVDEQLTSSHAALSNSGDRAAPGPQGPQGSVAGGSMLRLDVLADTSTPTVSRDPDTDKYTPDAWINAPGKRTRLSPTQIDQLLAVGLDSNPRTVHVDDAGDYRLIAVRHPQRVMKVDTGERSTEQVVTIMGLPLEPVRESIAKTAFSVGLLSGLGVLIVGLGSAFLIRRNLEPLRRVAGTATKVSQLQLSRGEVDIVERVDPRDTDPRTEVGQVGHALNNLLDHMGAALSTRQASETRVRRFVADASHELRTPLASIRGYAELSRREPEPVPDSVTHALGRIESEATRMTALVEDLLLLARLDSGRPLDREPVDLSMLLIETVSDAQVAGREHRWNLDLPQDAVEVIGDEARLRQVMINLLANARRHTPAGTTVTAGVREFEDHVELMVRDDGPGIDPDLVPHIFERFTRGDRARTRTEGSTGLGLSIVDAVVGSHGGAVSVTSRPGDTIFQIRLPR from the coding sequence GTGACCCTTGTCTCCCCCGGCCGCTGGACGCTGCGCACCAAACTGGTCGCAGGCGTCCTGTTGCTGTTCTTCCTGGTCACGGCCACCGTCGGCGCGTTGACGGTCTGGCAACTGCAGCGGACGCTGCTCGGCCAGGTGGACGAACAGTTGACGAGTTCCCATGCTGCTCTGAGCAATTCGGGCGACCGAGCCGCACCCGGACCACAAGGGCCGCAGGGAAGTGTCGCCGGCGGCTCGATGCTGCGCCTCGACGTGCTCGCAGACACCTCGACCCCGACGGTCTCGCGTGACCCGGACACCGACAAGTACACCCCGGACGCCTGGATCAACGCGCCCGGCAAACGAACCCGCCTGTCTCCCACCCAGATCGACCAACTGCTCGCGGTCGGCCTCGACTCGAACCCTCGGACGGTGCACGTCGACGACGCGGGCGACTACCGGCTGATTGCCGTCCGGCATCCGCAGCGGGTGATGAAGGTCGACACCGGCGAACGCTCGACCGAGCAAGTGGTCACGATCATGGGGTTGCCGCTGGAGCCGGTGCGGGAGAGCATCGCGAAGACGGCGTTCTCGGTCGGGCTGCTCAGCGGGCTCGGCGTGCTCATCGTCGGCCTCGGGAGCGCATTCCTCATCCGGCGCAACCTCGAACCACTGCGTCGTGTCGCCGGCACGGCGACCAAGGTGTCCCAGTTGCAGCTGTCCCGCGGTGAGGTCGACATCGTCGAGCGTGTCGACCCGCGCGACACCGACCCGCGCACCGAGGTGGGTCAGGTCGGCCACGCGCTGAACAACCTGCTCGACCACATGGGCGCTGCCCTGAGCACCCGCCAGGCGAGCGAGACCCGCGTCCGCCGTTTCGTCGCGGACGCCTCGCACGAGCTGCGGACCCCGCTCGCGTCCATCCGCGGTTACGCCGAACTGTCCCGTCGTGAACCCGAGCCGGTGCCCGATTCGGTCACCCACGCCCTCGGACGCATCGAGTCCGAGGCGACCCGGATGACCGCGCTCGTCGAGGATCTGCTGCTGCTGGCCCGACTCGATTCCGGACGCCCGCTCGACCGCGAACCGGTCGATCTGTCGATGCTGCTCATCGAGACCGTGAGCGATGCGCAGGTGGCCGGACGTGAGCACCGGTGGAACCTGGATCTGCCGCAGGACGCGGTCGAGGTGATCGGCGACGAGGCACGGCTGCGCCAGGTGATGATCAACCTGCTGGCGAATGCGCGACGCCATACGCCGGCCGGCACGACCGTGACGGCGGGTGTCCGCGAGTTCGAGGACCACGTGGAACTGATGGTGCGCGACGACGGGCCTGGTATCGATCCGGACCTCGTGCCGCACATCTTCGAACGCTTCACCCGTGGCGATCGCGCGCGTACCCGCACCGAAGGGTCGACGGGTCTCGGTTTGTCGATCGTCGACGCGGTGGTGGGCTCACACGGCGGCGCCGTGTCGGTGACCTCGCGGCCCGGCGACACGATCTTCCAGATCCGGCTGCCTCGATGA
- a CDS encoding response regulator transcription factor: MANAPALTRLDGSPVRVLVVDDESNLTELLGMALRYEGWQIRTAATGTSAVKTAKEFEPDAVVLDMMLPDFDGLEVLRRMRDSDPSLPVLFLTAKDAVEDRVAGLTAGGDDYVTKPFSLEEVVARVRALIRRSTQMVQESSSVLRVGDLTLDEDSHEVIRDGAEISLTATEFELLRFMMRNPKRVLSKAQILDRVWHYDFGGQANVVELYISYLRKKIDAGREPMIHTMRGAGYVLKPAK; this comes from the coding sequence ATGGCAAACGCTCCTGCGCTCACCCGGCTCGACGGCTCGCCGGTGCGCGTCCTCGTGGTCGACGACGAGTCGAACCTGACCGAACTGCTCGGCATGGCGCTGCGCTACGAGGGCTGGCAGATCCGCACCGCGGCGACCGGCACGAGCGCGGTGAAGACGGCGAAGGAGTTCGAGCCGGACGCCGTCGTGCTCGACATGATGTTGCCCGACTTCGACGGACTCGAGGTGCTGCGCCGGATGCGCGACAGCGACCCGTCCCTGCCGGTGCTGTTCCTCACCGCAAAGGACGCCGTCGAGGATCGGGTGGCCGGACTCACCGCCGGTGGCGACGACTACGTGACCAAGCCCTTCTCGCTGGAAGAGGTTGTCGCTCGGGTCCGCGCCCTGATCCGACGCTCCACCCAGATGGTGCAGGAATCGTCCTCGGTACTTCGGGTGGGTGACCTCACGCTGGACGAGGACAGTCACGAGGTGATCAGGGACGGCGCCGAGATCTCGTTGACCGCAACCGAGTTCGAGCTCCTGCGGTTCATGATGCGCAACCCGAAGCGGGTGCTGAGCAAGGCGCAGATCCTCGACCGGGTGTGGCACTACGACTTCGGTGGGCAGGCGAACGTGGTCGAGCTCTACATCTCCTACCTGCGCAAGAAGATCGATGCCGGGCGCGAGCCGATGATCCACACCATGCGCGGCGCAGGCTACGTGCTGAAACCGGCTAAGTGA
- a CDS encoding glycerol-3-phosphate dehydrogenase/oxidase: MVMQPFSATLGPAEHQQAWEELGEREFDVLVIGAGVTGAGIALDAATRGLRTGLVEARDFASGTSSRSSKLFHGGLRYLEQLNFSLVAEALKERELMLTRIAPHLVHPVPFLYPLSHRGWERPYVAAGLAMYDQMGGARSVPRQKHLTHGGALKLFPGLKSDAMVGAVRYFDAQADDARHTMMVARTAAHYGAVVRNSTEVVEIVKEADRVVGAVVRDVDTGTTQTVRAKVVINATGVWTDDVQKMSGGRGRFRVRASKGVHILVPRDRIAGEVGLILRTEKSVLFVIPWGQQWIIGTTDTDWALDVAHPAATKTDIEYILEHVNEVLATPLTKDDILGVYAGLRPLLAGESESTSQLSREHAVARPEPGLISIAGGKYTTYRVMAKDAVDAAAEDLGQIKDSVTENVPLIGADGYQAMLNLKGELAAETGLPEWRVEHLLGRYGSKLHEVLALGEEDPSLLEPVTNAEAYLRAEIKYAATHEGALHLADVLTRRTRMSIETKHRGTEAAQEAADLIAPVLGWDDAKKAHEVNAYLERVKAERESQELTTDEESDARRNEAPETRPDMRQVLATR, encoded by the coding sequence ATGGTCATGCAGCCCTTCAGCGCCACACTCGGTCCGGCCGAGCACCAGCAAGCCTGGGAGGAACTCGGTGAACGCGAGTTCGACGTCCTGGTCATCGGCGCCGGCGTCACCGGCGCCGGCATTGCGCTCGATGCAGCGACCCGCGGACTGCGCACCGGACTGGTCGAGGCGCGCGATTTCGCCAGCGGCACCTCCTCGCGCAGTTCCAAGTTGTTCCACGGCGGCCTGCGCTACCTCGAACAGCTCAACTTCAGCCTGGTGGCCGAGGCGCTGAAGGAACGCGAGTTGATGCTGACCCGCATCGCGCCCCACCTCGTCCACCCCGTCCCGTTCCTGTACCCCCTGTCGCACCGTGGCTGGGAGCGTCCGTACGTTGCGGCCGGGTTGGCCATGTACGACCAGATGGGCGGTGCACGCTCGGTGCCGCGCCAGAAGCACCTCACGCACGGCGGTGCCCTGAAGCTCTTCCCCGGCCTGAAGTCCGACGCGATGGTCGGCGCAGTGCGCTATTTCGACGCCCAGGCCGACGACGCCCGACACACGATGATGGTCGCCCGCACCGCCGCGCACTACGGGGCGGTCGTGCGAAACAGCACCGAGGTCGTCGAGATCGTCAAGGAAGCCGACCGGGTCGTCGGTGCGGTCGTGCGCGATGTCGACACCGGCACCACCCAGACGGTGCGCGCCAAGGTCGTCATCAACGCCACCGGCGTCTGGACCGACGACGTGCAGAAGATGAGCGGCGGACGCGGACGCTTCCGAGTGCGCGCCAGCAAGGGCGTGCACATCCTCGTTCCGCGCGACCGCATCGCCGGCGAGGTCGGCCTTATCCTGCGCACCGAGAAGTCGGTGCTGTTCGTGATCCCGTGGGGCCAGCAGTGGATCATCGGCACCACCGACACCGACTGGGCGCTCGACGTCGCCCACCCGGCGGCCACCAAAACCGATATCGAGTACATCCTCGAGCACGTCAACGAGGTGCTGGCCACCCCACTGACCAAGGACGACATCCTCGGTGTCTATGCCGGGCTGCGCCCGCTGCTCGCCGGCGAAAGCGAGTCGACCAGCCAGTTGTCTCGTGAGCACGCGGTCGCGCGTCCGGAGCCCGGTCTGATCTCGATCGCCGGTGGTAAGTACACGACCTACCGGGTCATGGCCAAAGACGCCGTCGACGCCGCTGCCGAAGACCTCGGCCAGATCAAGGACTCCGTCACCGAGAACGTCCCGCTCATCGGGGCCGACGGCTACCAGGCGATGCTCAACCTCAAGGGCGAGCTCGCCGCCGAGACCGGGCTGCCCGAGTGGCGGGTGGAGCACCTGCTGGGCCGGTACGGATCGAAACTGCACGAGGTGCTGGCACTCGGCGAGGAGGACCCGTCGCTGCTCGAACCGGTGACCAACGCCGAGGCCTACCTGCGCGCCGAGATCAAGTACGCCGCGACCCACGAAGGCGCGCTGCACCTCGCCGACGTGCTCACCCGGCGCACCCGCATGTCGATCGAGACCAAGCACCGCGGCACCGAAGCCGCCCAGGAAGCAGCCGACCTCATCGCACCGGTGCTCGGCTGGGACGACGCGAAGAAGGCACACGAGGTCAACGCCTACCTGGAGCGGGTGAAGGCCGAACGCGAAAGCCAGGAACTCACCACCGACGAGGAGTCCGACGCACGCCGCAACGAGGCGCCGGAGACCCGTCCGGACATGCGCCAGGTGCTCGCGACTCGATAA
- a CDS encoding MIP/aquaporin family protein has product MSLGAVFVSEVIGTAILLLLGCGVVANVALPKNNGTDGGFLMVNFGWGLAVFAGVYAAWKSGAHLNPAVTIGLLTQSLGDEPVTYAKGVEITAASTMVYLAAELIGAFIGAVLCWMAYKKQFDERGEAGSLGVFSTGPQIRSTGWNLVTEALGTFVLVFIIMMFGKSPAGLGPLAVALLVVGIGASLGGPTGYAINPARDLGPRIAHAVLPIPHKDDSNWGYAWIPVVGPLLGAVAAGLLAIVYM; this is encoded by the coding sequence GTGAGCCTCGGAGCAGTATTTGTCAGTGAAGTGATCGGAACCGCGATCCTGCTGTTGTTGGGTTGTGGTGTCGTCGCGAACGTCGCGCTGCCGAAGAACAACGGTACGGACGGCGGTTTCCTGATGGTCAACTTCGGGTGGGGTCTCGCGGTCTTCGCGGGTGTCTACGCCGCCTGGAAGTCGGGCGCGCACCTCAACCCGGCCGTCACCATCGGTCTGCTCACTCAGAGCCTCGGTGACGAACCCGTGACCTACGCCAAGGGCGTGGAGATCACCGCCGCGTCCACCATGGTCTACCTGGCCGCCGAACTGATCGGTGCCTTCATCGGTGCCGTGTTGTGCTGGATGGCCTACAAGAAGCAGTTCGACGAGCGCGGTGAGGCCGGCTCGCTCGGCGTCTTCTCCACCGGCCCGCAGATCCGTTCCACCGGTTGGAACCTCGTGACCGAGGCCCTGGGGACCTTCGTTCTGGTCTTCATCATCATGATGTTCGGCAAGTCACCCGCAGGTCTCGGCCCGTTGGCCGTGGCGCTGCTTGTGGTCGGAATCGGTGCCTCGCTGGGTGGCCCCACGGGGTACGCCATCAACCCGGCGCGTGACCTCGGTCCGCGTATCGCGCACGCCGTGCTGCCGATCCCGCACAAGGACGACAGCAACTGGGGTTACGCGTGGATCCCGGTCGTCGGCCCGCTCCTCGGCGCCGTCGCTGCAGGTCTGCTCGCGATCGTCTACATGTGA
- the glpK gene encoding glycerol kinase GlpK, translating to MSKYIASIDQGTTSTRCMIFDHDGKVVSVAQMEHEQIFPKAGWVEHNPAEVWENTRKVSAEAMAKGDISRGDVAAVGITNQRETAVVWDKNTGEAVYNAIVWQDTRTDKIVEELGGSEGADKYKDKVGLPLATYFSGPKVKWILDNVEGAREKADKGDLLFGNMDTWVLWNMTGGSDGGVHVTDVTNASRTMLMDLDTLQWDESIAKDMGIPMSMLPEIRSSSEVYGKGREKGSFPGVPIAGILGDQQAATFGQVCYEPGTAKNTYGTGNFMLLNTGEEKVMSKNGLLTTVCYKIGDNKPIYALEGSVAVTGSLVQWLRDNLNLISSAPEVEDLAKGVEDNGDVYIVPAFSGLFAPHWRSDARGAIVGLTRFANKGHIARAALEAVAFQSREVMDAMNADSGVDLTELKVDGGMVVNETLMQFQADILGVPVIRPVINETTALGAAYAAGLAVGFWKDEDELRKQWAEDKRWEPQMDEADRKRLYAKWNKAVQRTLDWAKDDEKPEDAVSEADIQQ from the coding sequence GTGAGCAAGTACATCGCTTCGATCGACCAGGGCACCACCAGCACGCGGTGCATGATCTTCGACCACGACGGCAAGGTCGTCTCGGTCGCACAGATGGAACACGAGCAGATCTTCCCCAAGGCCGGCTGGGTCGAGCACAACCCGGCCGAGGTCTGGGAGAACACCCGCAAGGTGAGCGCCGAGGCCATGGCCAAGGGAGACATCTCGCGCGGCGACGTCGCCGCGGTCGGCATCACCAACCAGCGTGAGACCGCGGTCGTCTGGGACAAGAACACCGGCGAGGCCGTCTACAACGCGATCGTCTGGCAGGACACCCGCACCGACAAGATCGTCGAGGAACTCGGCGGCTCCGAGGGTGCCGACAAGTACAAGGACAAGGTCGGCCTGCCGCTGGCCACCTACTTCTCCGGTCCGAAGGTCAAGTGGATCCTCGACAACGTCGAGGGCGCTCGCGAGAAGGCCGACAAGGGCGACCTGCTGTTCGGCAACATGGACACCTGGGTGTTGTGGAACATGACCGGCGGCTCGGACGGCGGTGTCCACGTCACCGACGTCACCAACGCCTCGCGCACCATGTTGATGGACTTGGACACCCTGCAGTGGGACGAATCCATCGCCAAGGACATGGGCATTCCGATGTCGATGCTTCCGGAGATCCGGTCGTCGTCGGAGGTCTACGGCAAGGGCCGGGAGAAGGGCTCCTTCCCGGGTGTGCCGATCGCGGGCATCCTCGGCGACCAGCAGGCCGCCACCTTCGGTCAGGTCTGTTACGAGCCCGGCACGGCGAAGAACACCTACGGCACCGGCAACTTCATGCTCCTCAACACCGGTGAGGAGAAGGTCATGAGCAAGAACGGCCTGCTCACCACCGTCTGCTACAAGATCGGGGACAACAAGCCGATCTACGCCCTCGAGGGTTCGGTCGCCGTCACCGGGTCGCTGGTGCAGTGGCTGCGCGACAACCTCAACCTGATCAGCTCGGCGCCAGAGGTCGAGGACCTCGCCAAGGGTGTCGAGGACAACGGTGACGTCTACATCGTCCCCGCCTTCTCCGGTCTGTTCGCCCCGCACTGGCGCTCCGACGCCCGCGGCGCGATCGTCGGCCTCACCCGGTTCGCGAACAAGGGCCACATCGCCCGTGCCGCGCTCGAGGCCGTCGCGTTCCAGAGCCGCGAGGTGATGGACGCGATGAACGCCGACTCCGGCGTCGACCTCACCGAGCTGAAGGTCGACGGCGGCATGGTGGTCAACGAGACCCTCATGCAGTTCCAGGCCGACATTCTTGGCGTGCCCGTCATCCGTCCGGTGATCAACGAGACCACCGCGTTGGGCGCGGCCTACGCGGCCGGCCTGGCCGTCGGTTTCTGGAAGGACGAGGACGAACTGCGCAAGCAGTGGGCCGAGGACAAGCGCTGGGAGCCGCAGATGGACGAGGCCGACCGCAAGCGTCTGTACGCCAAGTGGAACAAGGCCGTCCAGCGCACCCTCGACTGGGCCAAGGACGACGAGAAGCCGGAAGACGCGGTGTCGGAGGCCGACATCCAGCAGTAA
- a CDS encoding ABC transporter ATP-binding protein: MTLEARGLTLTYDKHTVVDGLDLALPAGQITAIVGANGCGKSTLLRGLSRVLRPHAGAVLLDGADLRSMRPNQVARRVALLPQQPVAPSGMTVVELVGLGRHPHQSAFRPRTRDDDRIVAEALEATATLDLADRLVEELSGGQRQRVWIAMVLAQQTDVLLLDEPTSFLDLAHAVDVLDLVTDLNRERGTTVAMVLHDLNLAARYADELIAVKEGTVVAQGSPTEVITAERVRGVFGLTASVVPDPVTGTPLVVPIGRHHSVPAA, translated from the coding sequence ATGACCCTCGAAGCACGTGGCCTCACCCTCACCTACGACAAGCACACCGTCGTCGACGGTCTCGACCTCGCGCTGCCCGCGGGCCAGATCACCGCGATCGTCGGCGCGAACGGCTGCGGCAAGTCGACGCTGCTGCGCGGGCTGTCGCGGGTGTTGCGTCCGCACGCGGGTGCGGTGCTGCTCGACGGCGCCGACCTGAGGTCGATGCGCCCCAACCAGGTCGCGCGGCGCGTCGCGCTGCTCCCACAGCAACCTGTCGCGCCGAGCGGCATGACCGTCGTCGAACTCGTCGGGCTGGGCCGGCACCCGCACCAGAGCGCGTTTCGTCCCCGTACCCGTGACGACGATCGCATCGTCGCCGAGGCACTCGAAGCCACCGCAACCCTCGACCTCGCAGACCGCCTCGTCGAGGAACTCTCCGGTGGCCAACGACAGCGGGTGTGGATCGCGATGGTGCTCGCCCAACAGACCGACGTGCTGCTGCTCGACGAACCCACCAGCTTCCTCGACCTCGCCCACGCCGTCGACGTGCTCGACCTGGTCACCGACCTCAACCGCGAGCGCGGGACGACGGTGGCGATGGTGCTGCACGACCTCAACCTGGCTGCCCGGTACGCCGACGAACTCATCGCGGTCAAAGAAGGAACGGTCGTCGCTCAGGGCAGCCCGACGGAGGTGATCACCGCCGAGCGAGTGCGCGGGGTCTTCGGTCTGACCGCGAGTGTCGTGCCCGACCCGGTGACCGGGACGCCGCTGGTGGTGCCGATCGGCCGGCACCACAGCGTCCCCGCTGCCTGA
- a CDS encoding FecCD family ABC transporter permease, with product MTAATCATPALKAVAAARTRVRRRLSVALVTAAFALLGLLAARVLLGDYTVTIPDFFRIVTGTDIPVAGFMVMESKLPAALAGALAGVAFGAAGSIFQTMLRNPLASPDVLGVSLGASAGALGSSVLLGWSGTPMSLAALAGSLVVALLIHLVGGRGATASHRMILIGLGISAALQSLIQWLLMRSNIHQAQDAMVWLTGSLNSPAWSGIARLAVVLAIALPVAAVLARPLRLIELGAEAATALGAAADRTRLALMAVAVVITATAASVTGPIAFVSLLAGPTARRLNGGRPSIPLSALIGACIVVAADYLTTYVVPGSLPVGVLTGIAGAPFLLSLLIHRPTSRGSNDA from the coding sequence GCCGCAGGTTGTCGGTCGCGCTCGTAACCGCGGCCTTCGCGCTGCTCGGACTGCTCGCCGCGCGCGTGCTGCTCGGCGACTACACCGTGACGATCCCCGACTTCTTCCGCATCGTGACCGGCACCGACATCCCGGTGGCCGGTTTCATGGTGATGGAGTCCAAACTCCCGGCCGCGCTCGCAGGAGCTCTTGCAGGGGTCGCCTTCGGCGCGGCCGGGTCGATCTTCCAGACGATGTTGCGCAACCCGCTGGCCAGCCCCGATGTGCTCGGCGTCTCGCTGGGAGCAAGCGCAGGGGCGCTGGGTTCGTCGGTGCTGCTGGGCTGGTCCGGCACACCGATGTCGCTCGCCGCGCTCGCCGGCAGCCTCGTCGTCGCGCTGCTGATCCACCTCGTCGGCGGCCGCGGCGCGACCGCCTCGCACCGGATGATCCTCATCGGGCTCGGCATCAGCGCGGCGCTGCAGTCGCTGATCCAGTGGCTGCTCATGCGCTCCAACATCCATCAGGCACAGGACGCGATGGTGTGGCTGACCGGGTCGCTCAACTCCCCCGCGTGGAGCGGAATCGCCCGGCTGGCAGTCGTATTGGCCATCGCCCTGCCGGTGGCCGCTGTACTCGCCCGGCCGCTGCGACTGATCGAACTCGGCGCCGAAGCGGCCACTGCACTCGGCGCTGCGGCTGACCGCACCCGACTCGCGCTCATGGCCGTCGCGGTCGTCATCACCGCCACCGCGGCCTCCGTCACCGGCCCCATCGCGTTCGTCAGCCTGCTCGCGGGGCCCACCGCGCGCCGCCTCAACGGCGGCCGCCCCTCGATCCCGTTGTCGGCACTCATCGGAGCCTGCATCGTCGTTGCCGCCGACTACCTCACCACGTACGTCGTGCCCGGCAGCCTCCCGGTCGGTGTGCTCACCGGCATCGCCGGCGCGCCTTTCCTGCTGTCCCTGTTGATCCACCGCCCCACCTCGCGAGGAAGTAACGACGCATGA